A single window of Providencia alcalifaciens DNA harbors:
- a CDS encoding phosphomannomutase: protein MIMNSYDVIKKSGIQFGTSGARGLVTQFTHEACAAFTHAFLASIKSKFNFRQVAIAIDNRPSSEFIAAACIDAIQKHGFEPLFYGVIPTPALAYTAMQSNIPCIMVTGSHIPFDRNGLKFYRPDGEITKADELEILNSNVEFELSPILAPLLPVNTLATEQYIQRYCSIFDEKLLTGKRIGIYEHSSAGRDIYPVLFKKLGAEVISLERSDIFVPIDTEAVSEEDKIRAQNWSKLHGFDAIFSTDGDGDRPLVADENGVWLRGDILGLLCSLEMGIEALAIPVSCNTIISKAEQFKCVKQTKIGSPYVIEEFTNLAQDHSKIAGFEANGGFLLGSDVLVNNKPLAALPTRDAVLPFLMLLSAAKKVGIASLVNLLPQRITFSDRIQNFATEKSKSIIEKATSNPDKLLNDLGFSDARILEINTIDGLRMTLSNGNIIHLRPSGNAPELRCYAEANSAEIAQSTVIQALRQIQTFSDF, encoded by the coding sequence ATGATTATGAATAGTTATGATGTAATAAAAAAATCAGGTATTCAGTTTGGTACCAGTGGTGCCCGTGGTTTAGTGACTCAGTTTACTCATGAAGCCTGTGCAGCTTTCACCCACGCATTCCTAGCAAGCATCAAAAGTAAATTTAATTTTCGTCAAGTCGCTATCGCGATAGATAACCGCCCGAGTAGTGAATTTATTGCAGCAGCTTGTATTGACGCTATCCAGAAACACGGCTTTGAGCCGCTTTTCTATGGCGTTATCCCTACCCCAGCCCTTGCTTATACTGCGATGCAAAGTAATATTCCTTGCATTATGGTAACGGGTAGCCACATTCCTTTTGATAGAAACGGTTTAAAGTTTTATCGACCTGATGGTGAAATAACAAAGGCTGATGAACTTGAAATTCTGAACAGTAATGTAGAATTTGAACTCTCTCCTATCTTAGCTCCGTTATTACCCGTAAACACTCTCGCAACAGAGCAATACATTCAACGATATTGCTCTATCTTTGATGAAAAACTATTAACAGGAAAACGTATTGGTATTTATGAGCACTCAAGTGCTGGTCGAGATATTTATCCGGTTCTATTTAAGAAGCTAGGCGCCGAAGTTATTTCTTTGGAAAGAAGTGACATATTTGTTCCGATTGATACTGAAGCTGTTTCTGAAGAAGACAAAATCAGAGCACAGAACTGGTCTAAATTACACGGCTTTGATGCAATATTCTCAACGGATGGAGATGGTGACCGACCTCTAGTGGCTGATGAAAATGGTGTATGGCTACGAGGTGATATACTAGGTTTACTATGTTCATTAGAAATGGGTATTGAAGCACTAGCGATTCCGGTAAGTTGCAATACAATTATCTCAAAAGCAGAGCAGTTTAAATGTGTAAAGCAAACAAAAATTGGCTCACCTTATGTCATTGAAGAATTTACTAATTTAGCTCAAGACCATTCCAAAATCGCAGGCTTTGAAGCCAATGGTGGCTTCCTGCTTGGGTCAGACGTCCTAGTTAATAATAAACCACTCGCAGCACTACCAACCCGCGATGCTGTCTTACCATTCCTAATGTTATTATCAGCAGCAAAGAAAGTAGGTATCGCCTCTTTGGTTAATTTATTACCACAGCGCATCACTTTTAGTGACCGTATACAAAACTTTGCAACAGAAAAAAGCAAAAGCATCATTGAAAAAGCCACAAGTAATCCTGATAAATTATTGAACGATTTAGGCTTTAGCGATGCACGTATACTAGAAATCAACACTATTGATGGCTTAAGGATGACATTATCCAACGGTAATATTATCCATCTAAGACCTTCAGGTAATGCACCAGAATTAAGATGCTATGCTGAAGCAAATAGCGCTGAAATAGCGCAATCTACCGTCATTCAAGCATTACGCCAAATTCAAACATTTTCTGACTTCTAA